A single genomic interval of Musa acuminata AAA Group cultivar baxijiao chromosome BXJ3-4, Cavendish_Baxijiao_AAA, whole genome shotgun sequence harbors:
- the LOC103977272 gene encoding E3 ubiquitin-protein ligase UPL3 isoform X1, with product METRSRKRAEASSSAPSSQTPPAAPRPAKRPRIALSSQAPPALSTRSRRSQNPPPSPPSSSSSAVANAVMDSSGGDFIGRRRRTSGKSRQPSGDRDRDASDKGKEAGASRARERDRDAERILGLSFDGGGADDDNDGDGGLGILHQNLTSASSALQGLLRKLGAGFDDLLPSSALTASSSLQQSGRLKKILSGLRADGEEGKQFEALNQLCEMLSIGTEDSLLSMSVDSFVPVLVGLLNHESNPDIMLLAARALTYLCDVLPSSCSAVVRYGAIPCFCARLLTIEYMDLAEQSLQALKKISQEHPTACLRAGALMAVLSYLDFFSTGVQRVALSTAANMCKKLPSDAADFVMEAVPLLSNLLNYHDSKVVEHASVCLTRIAEAFALSPDKIDELCNHGLVAQAAGLISLGNSGGQASLSTSTYTGILRLLSTCASGSPLAAKTLLLSGISATLRDILLCSGLVSGSSVSPSLTRPPEQVYVIVNLVDELLPSVPQGTISLPLPSNVLVKGSAAKNSLPSSSGQHAEPKGTTSDVSAHGKLLQDQPELLQQFGMDLLPVLIQVYSSSINGPVRHKCLSTIGKLMFFSSADMIQSLLSVANISSFLAGILAWKDPQLLIPALQIAEILMEKLPGTFSKMFVREGVVHAVDILISSDPSLAPICEKDDDALPGITWRSRRSRRCSGGLNTENSSVDDSKGSSSEISVSPLPSVEVPNANSSLRAAVSAHAKAFKDKYFPAGSSAVEAGLTEDLLCLKNLCSKLNSLVEDARSKSKGKSKALGLCSFDVSFSSEELLDEVIADILAELCKGDGVSTFEFIGSGVVLALLDYFTCGTFGREKISEANLPKLRQQALQRYKFFIATALPMELKEGNRTPMSLLVQKLQNSLSSLEHFPVVISHLSRSSSGSARFSGLGSLFQPFKLRLCRAQGEKSLRDYSSNVVLIDPLASLAAVEEFLWPRVQRSDSVQKSSTSTGNSDSGAAVGSAAPTPPTPGHRPSTRSRSSVTIGVPAKKDASDGSANSSKGKGKAVLKCTPDELRGPQTRNAARRRAASDKEMEIKPSQSESSSEDEDLDMSPVELDDTLMIVDDDVSDEEDDHEVFRDDSLPVCVPDKVHDVKLGDSADDGAVSCSASDNQVQTTSGSSDRSVTDKGAEYTELQRESAFGSRGAMSFAAAAMAGLASIGGRGIRVGRDYRGLASFSTKSNHQNKLIFTAGGKQLSKHFTVYQAFQRQLILNEEGDEKFNGSDLPSDGNSLWGEIFTITYQKADGQVDKASQGSSILSKSSKPAFASDSVGDNKWQEISLLDSILQGELPCDLERSNPTYNILALLRVLDSLNQLSTRLRMQAVSDEFAEGKISNLDKLYRIGPKVLPEEFVNGKLTPKLARQIQDALALCSGSLPPWCYQLTKACPFLFPFETRRQYFYSTAFGISRALRRLQQQQNSDNQNSASEREFRVGRLQRQKVRVSRNRILDSAVKVMEMYSSQKAVLEVEYFGEVGTGLGPTLEFYTLLSHDLQKVKLGLWRSNSASESSAMQIDGDETDGGRSDYGSETKKPGTELPDGRIDLIQAPLGLFPRPWPPSADTSDGSQFSKVIEYFRLAGRTMAKALQDGRLLDLPLSTAFYKLVMGQELELHDILLFDAEFGKILQEMQALVGHKQFLERNPGNNQMAIADLRFRGAPIDDLCLDFTLPGYPDYILKGGGENIMVDINNLEEYVTLVVDATIKTGIKQQMEAFRAGFNQVFDIYSLQIFSPHELDNLICGLRELWEILQPETLVDHIKFDHGYTAKSPAITYLLEIMGEFTLEQQHAFCQFVTGAPRLPPGGLAALNPKLTIVRKHSTPANAANENGVPESVDDDLPSVMTCANYLKLPPYSTKEIMYKKLLYAIREGQGSFDLS from the exons ATGGAAACACGCAGCCGGAAGCGGGCGGAGGCCTCCTCGTCGGCGCCCTCTTCTCAGACCCCTCCCGCTGCTCCCCGACCCGCCAAGCGCCCCCGCATCGCTCTCTCCTCCCAGGCTCCCCCGGCCCTCTCGACGCGCTCCCGCCGGTCCCAGAACCCCCCGCCGTCTCCGCCATCTTCCTCGTCCTCCGCCGTTGCCAACGCAGTCATGGACTCTTCCGGCGGAGACTTTATCGGCCGCCGACGCCGCACTTCTGGAAAGAGTCGTCAGCCCTCAGGGGATCGCGACCGGGATGCCTCTGACAAAGGAAAGGAGGCGGGGGCATCCAGGGCGAGAGAGAGGGACAGGGACGCTGAAAGGATCTTAGGGTTGAGCTTTGACGGGGGAGGAGCAGATGATGATAACGACGGCGATGGCGGTCTTGGCATCCTCCATCAGAATCTGACATCCGCTAGCAGCGCCCTTCAGGGGCTTCTCAGAAAACTGGGCGCTGGGTTTGACGATCTCCTACCGTCGTCAGCTTTGacggcttcttcttccttgcAGCAGAGCGGGCGGTTGAAAAAGATCCTGTCAGGTCTGAGGGCTGATGGAGAGGAGGGAAAACAGTTCGAGGCGCTGAACCAGCTTTGTGAGATGTTGTCCATTGGGACTGAGGATTCTCTTCTGTCGATGTCGGTTGACTCATTCGTGCCTGTGCTCGTGGGGCTTCTCAACCATGAGAGCAATCCCGACATCATGCTACTCGCTGCCAGGGCTCTCACCTACTTATGTGATGTTCTACCTTCATCTTGTTCGGCTGTGGTTCGTTATGGTGCTATTCCTTGTTTCTGTGCGCGACTTCTTACGATAGAGTACATGGACCTAGCAGAACAG TCCCTACAAGCTCTCAAGAAGATATCACAAGAGCATCCAACGGCTTGCTTACGTGCTGGTGCACTTATGGCTGTGCTATCTTATCTTGATTTCTTTTCCACAGGAGTTCAG AGAGTTGCGTTATCCACTGCAGCAAATATGTGTAAGAAACTCCCATCTGATGCAGCTGATTTTGTAATGGAAGCAGTTCCATTGTTGAGTAACCTTCTCAACTATCATGATTCAAAG GTTGTAGAGCATGCTTCTGTCTGCTTGACGCGAATTGCAGAAGCATTTGCATTATCTCCTGATAAAATAGATGAATTGTGTAATCATGGATTGGTTGCACAAGCTGCGGGCCTTATATCTCTTGGTAATTCAGGAGGACAAGCCTCCCTTAGCACGTCCACATACACG GGTATACTCCGTCTTCTCTCTACATGTGCTAGTGGATCTCCTCTAGCTGCGAAAACCCTTCTTCTTTCAGGAATCAGTGCCACACTTAGAGACATTCTTCTGTGTTCTGGGCTTGTATCTGGTTCTTCTGTTTCACCTTCCTTAACAAGACCACCTGAGCAG GTTTATGTGATTGTGAACCTTGTGGATGAGCTTCTTCCTTCCGTGCCTCAAGGAACTATTTCTTTGCCATTGCCTTCTAATGTTCTTGTGAAAGGATCAGCTGCCAAAAACTCTCTTCCTAGTTCTTCTGGTCAGCATGCCGAACCTAAAGGAACAACAAGTGACGTATCGGCTCATGGGAAATTATTGCAGGACCAACCTGAACTTCTGCAGCAGTTTGGAATGGACCTACTTCCGGTTTTAATACAG GTATATTCTTCCAGTATAAATGGTCCTGTCCGTCATAAATGTTTGTCTACAATTGGGAAGTTGATGTTCTTCAGCTCAGCGGATATGATCCAATCCTTGCTTAGTGTAGCAAACATATCCAG CTTTTTAGCTGGTATTTTAGCATGGAAAGATCCACAACTTTTGATCCCCGCTCTTCAGATAGCTGAGATTCTCATGGAGAAGCTCCCTGGAACATTTTCCAAGATGTTTGTGAGAGAAGGGGTTGTTCATGCTGTGGATATACTAATATCCTCTGATCCTTCTCTAGCGCCCATCTGTGAAAAGGATGATGATGCTTTACCTGGAATAACTTGGCGTTCTCGGCGTAGTCGACGGTGTAGTGGTGGCTTGAACACAGAAAATAGCTCAGTTGATGACTCAAAAGGATCTTCATCAGAAATTTCTGTCTCACCTCTGCCTTCAGTTGAGGTTCCAAATGCCAATTCTAGTCTTCGTGCTGCCGTCAGTGCTCATGCCAAGGCTTTTAAAGACAAGTATTTTCCAGCAGGTTCTAGTGCAGTTGAAGCAGGACTCACAGAAGATCTTCTTTGTTTGAAAAATCTTTGCTCAAAGTTAAATTCCcttgttgaagatgcaaggtcaaAATCCAAAGGTAAATCTAAAGCACTTGGGTTGTGCTCCTTTGATGTTTCTTTTAGTAGCGAGGAACTGCTAGATGAAGTAATAGCAGATATACTAGCTGAACTTTGCAAAGGCGATGGTGTATCGACTTTTGAGTTTATTGGCAGTGGAGTTGTTCTGGCATTGCTAGATTATTTTACTTGTGGAACATTTGGAAGAGAAAAAATCTCTGAAGCTAATTTACCAAAGCTTCGACAGCAAGCACTGCAACGGTACAAGTTCTTTATTGCAACGGCACTGCCTATGGAACTTAAGGAAGGAAATAGAACTCCCATGAGTTTGTTGGTTCAGAAGCTTCAGAATTCTTTATCTTCTTTAGAACATTTTCCAGTTGTAATTAGTCATTTGTCTAGATCTAGTAGTGGAAGCGCACGCTTCTCAGGTCTAGGGTCCTTATTTCAGCCGTTTAAGTTGCGTTTATGTCGAGCACAAGGGGAAAAATCTCTTCGTGATTATTCATCGAATGTGGTACTAATTGATCCTCTAGCAAGTCTAGCTGCAGTTGAAGAATTCCTTTGGCCAAGAGTTCAGCGAAGTGACTCTGTACAGAAGTCTTCAACATCAACAGGCAATTCTGATTCTGGAGCTGCTGTTGGATCTGCTGCTCCGACACCACCAACTCCTGGACATCGTCCTTCAACCAGGTCTAGGTCATCAGTTACAATTGGAGTTCCAGCTAAAAAAGATGCTTCAGATGGAAGTGCCAATTCTTCTAAAGGGAAGGGTAAGGCTGTCCTGAAATGTACTCCTGATGAATTAAGAGGACCTCAAACAAGAAATGCTGCCCGTAGAAGAGCTGCATCAGATAAAGAGATGGAAATAAAACCTTCACAGAGTGAATCTAGCTCTGAG GATGAAGATTTGGACATGTCTCCGGTTGAGTTGGATGACACTCTTATGATTGTGGATGATGATGTCTCTGATGAGGAAGATGATCATGAG GTGTTTAGAGATGACTCTCTTCCTGTTTGTGTACCAGATAAGGTACATGATGTCAAATTAGGAGATTCTGCTGATGATGGTGCTGTTTCATGTTCAGCAAGTGATAACCAAGTGCAAACAACATCTGGTTCCAGTGACAGGTCTGTCACAGACAAAGGGGCAGAATATACTGAACTCCAAAGGGAAAGTGCTTTTGGTTCCAGAGGTGCAATGTCATTTGCTGCTGCTGCCATGGCAGGACTTGCTTCCATTGGTGGCAGAGGTATCAGAGTTGGTCGAGATTATCGTGGACTTGCCTCTTTTAGCACTAAAAGTAACCATCAAAATAAATTGATATTCACAGCAGGAGGGAAGCAGCTTAGCAAGCACTTTACTGTATATCAAGCTTTTCAACGCCAACTTATTCTCAATGAAGAGGGTGATGAAAAATTTAATGGCTCTGATCTTCCCAGTGATGGCAATAGCTTATGGGGTGAAATATTTACCATAACATATCAGAAGGCTGATGGGCAGGTTGACAAGGCTTCCCAAGGAAGTTCAATTCTGTCAAAATCTTCGAAACCTGCCTTCGCTTCCGATTCTGTCGGTGACAATAAGTGGCAAGAAATTTCACTTCTTGACAGCATCTTGCAAGGGGAGCTTCCCTGTGATCTCGAACGATCGAATCCTACATATAATATATTGGCATTATTGCGTGTGTTGGACAGTCTAAATCAGCTATCAACCCGTCTAAGGATGCAGGCAGTATCCGATGAGTTTGCTGAGGGAAAAATTTCAAACCTGGATAAACTTTATAGGATTGGTCCAAAGGTTCTGCCAGAAGAGTTTGTGAATGGCAAGTTGACTCCGAAGCTTGCTCGGCAAATTCAGGATGCTCTCGCATTATGTAGTGGTAGTCTTCCTCCATGGTGTTATCAGTTGACAAAAgcatgtccttttctttttcCATTTGAAACCAGGAGGCAATATTTCTACTCGACAGCTTTTGGTATATCTCGTGCATTGCGCCGACTTCAGCAACAACAGAATTCTGACAATCAGAATTCAGCTAGTGAAAGAGAGTTCCGTGTTGGCAGACTGCAAAGACAAAAGGTCCGTGTTTCTAGAAATCGTATCTTGGATTCTGCTGTAAAAGTTATGGAGATGTATTCTAGTCAAAAAGCTGTTCTTGAAGTTGAATATTTTGGTGAAGTCGGCACAGGATTGGGTCCAACCTTAGAGTTCTATACCCTTTTAAGTCATGACTTGCAGAAGGTCAAATTGGGTTTATGGAGGTCCAACTCTGCATCAGAAAGTTCTGCAATGCAAATTGATGGGGATGAAACAGATGGTGGAAGGAGTGATTATGGTTCAGAAACAAAGAAACCAGGCACAGAGTTACCTGATGGAAGAATAGATCTTATTCAAGCCCCCCTTGGCTTATTTCCGCGTCCTTGGCCCCCTAGTGCAGATACCTCTGATGGTAGCCAGTTTTCCAAAGTTATTGAATATTTTCGTCTGGCTGGTCGGACAATGGCAAAAGCTCTACAAGATGGACGACTTCTGGACTTGCCACTTTCGACAGCATTTTACAAACTTGTGATGGGCCAA GAGCTTGAATTACATGATATACTCTTATTCGATGCCGAGTTTGGAAAGATATTGCAAGAGATGCAAGCCCTTGTTGGCCACAAACAATTTCTAGAGAGAAATCCTGGTAACAATCAAATGGCAATTGCAGATTTACGTTTTCGTGGTGCCCCAATTGATGACCTCTGCTTAGATTTCACTCTTCCTGGCTACCCTGATTACATTCTTAAAGGAGGAGGGGAAAATATCATG GTTGATATCAACAATTTGGAAGAGTATGTTACTCTAGTTGTTGATGCAACAATTAAGACAGGAATTAAGCAACAGATGGAGGCATTTAGAGCTGGGTTCAACCAG
- the LOC103977272 gene encoding E3 ubiquitin-protein ligase UPL3 isoform X2 — translation METRSRKRAEASSSAPSSQTPPAAPRPAKRPRIALSSQAPPALSTRSRRSQNPPPSPPSSSSSAVANAVMDSSGGDFIGRRRRTSGKSRQPSGDRDRDASDKGKEAGASRARERDRDAERILGLSFDGGGADDDNDGDGGLGILHQNLTSASSALQGLLRKLGAGFDDLLPSSALTASSSLQQSGRLKKILSGLRADGEEGKQFEALNQLCEMLSIGTEDSLLSMSVDSFVPVLVGLLNHESNPDIMLLAARALTYLCDVLPSSCSAVVRYGAIPCFCARLLTIEYMDLAEQSLQALKKISQEHPTACLRAGALMAVLSYLDFFSTGVQRVALSTAANMCKKLPSDAADFVMEAVPLLSNLLNYHDSKVVEHASVCLTRIAEAFALSPDKIDELCNHGLVAQAAGLISLGNSGGQASLSTSTYTGILRLLSTCASGSPLAAKTLLLSGISATLRDILLCSGLVSGSSVSPSLTRPPEQVYVIVNLVDELLPSVPQGTISLPLPSNVLVKGSAAKNSLPSSSGQHAEPKGTTSDVSAHGKLLQDQPELLQQFGMDLLPVLIQVYSSSINGPVRHKCLSTIGKLMFFSSADMIQSLLSVANISSFLAGILAWKDPQLLIPALQIAEILMEKLPGTFSKMFVREGVVHAVDILISSDPSLAPICEKDDDALPGITWRSRRSRRCSGGLNTENSSVDDSKGSSSEISVSPLPSVEVPNANSSLRAAVSAHAKAFKDKYFPAGSSAVEAGLTEDLLCLKNLCSKLNSLVEDARSKSKGKSKALGLCSFDVSFSSEELLDEVIADILAELCKGDGVSTFEFIGSGVVLALLDYFTCGTFGREKISEANLPKLRQQALQRYKFFIATALPMELKEGNRTPMSLLVQKLQNSLSSLEHFPVVISHLSRSSSGSARFSGLGSLFQPFKLRLCRAQGEKSLRDYSSNVVLIDPLASLAAVEEFLWPRVQRSDSVQKSSTSTGNSDSGAAVGSAAPTPPTPGHRPSTRSRSSVTIGVPAKKDASDGSANSSKGKGKAVLKCTPDELRGPQTRNAARRRAASDKEMEIKPSQSESSSEDEDLDMSPVELDDTLMIVDDDVSDEEDDHEVFRDDSLPVCVPDKVHDVKLGDSADDGAVSCSASDNQVQTTSGSSDRSVTDKGAEYTELQRESAFGSRGAMSFAAAAMAGLASIGGRGIRVGRDYRGLASFSTKSNHQNKLIFTAGGKQLSKHFTVYQAFQRQLILNEEGDEKFNGSDLPSDGNSLWGEIFTITYQKADGQVDKASQGSSILSKSSKPAFASDSVGDNKWQEISLLDSILQGELPCDLERSNPTYNILALLRVLDSLNQLSTRLRMQAVSDEFAEGKISNLDKLYRIGPKVLPEEFVNGKLTPKLARQIQDALALCSGSLPPWCYQLTKACPFLFPFETRRQYFYSTAFGISRALRRLQQQQNSDNQNSASEREFRVGRLQRQKVRVSRNRILDSAVKVMEMYSSQKAVLEVEYFGEVGTGLGPTLEFYTLLSHDLQKVKLGLWRSNSASESSAMQIDGDETDGGRSDYGSETKKPGTELPDGRIDLIQAPLGLFPRPWPPSADTSDGSQFSKVIEYFRLAGRTMAKALQDGRLLDLPLSTAFYKLVMGQELELHDILLFDAEFGKILQEMQALVGHKQFLERNPGNNQMAIADLRFRGAPIDDLCLDFTLPGYPDYILKGGGENIMVDINNLEEYVTLVVDATIKTGIKQQMEAFRAGFNQVFDIYSLQIFSPHELDNLICGLRELWEPETLVDHIKFDHGYTAKSPAITYLLEIMGEFTLEQQHAFCQFVTGAPRLPPGGLAALNPKLTIVRKHSTPANAANENGVPESVDDDLPSVMTCANYLKLPPYSTKEIMYKKLLYAIREGQGSFDLS, via the exons ATGGAAACACGCAGCCGGAAGCGGGCGGAGGCCTCCTCGTCGGCGCCCTCTTCTCAGACCCCTCCCGCTGCTCCCCGACCCGCCAAGCGCCCCCGCATCGCTCTCTCCTCCCAGGCTCCCCCGGCCCTCTCGACGCGCTCCCGCCGGTCCCAGAACCCCCCGCCGTCTCCGCCATCTTCCTCGTCCTCCGCCGTTGCCAACGCAGTCATGGACTCTTCCGGCGGAGACTTTATCGGCCGCCGACGCCGCACTTCTGGAAAGAGTCGTCAGCCCTCAGGGGATCGCGACCGGGATGCCTCTGACAAAGGAAAGGAGGCGGGGGCATCCAGGGCGAGAGAGAGGGACAGGGACGCTGAAAGGATCTTAGGGTTGAGCTTTGACGGGGGAGGAGCAGATGATGATAACGACGGCGATGGCGGTCTTGGCATCCTCCATCAGAATCTGACATCCGCTAGCAGCGCCCTTCAGGGGCTTCTCAGAAAACTGGGCGCTGGGTTTGACGATCTCCTACCGTCGTCAGCTTTGacggcttcttcttccttgcAGCAGAGCGGGCGGTTGAAAAAGATCCTGTCAGGTCTGAGGGCTGATGGAGAGGAGGGAAAACAGTTCGAGGCGCTGAACCAGCTTTGTGAGATGTTGTCCATTGGGACTGAGGATTCTCTTCTGTCGATGTCGGTTGACTCATTCGTGCCTGTGCTCGTGGGGCTTCTCAACCATGAGAGCAATCCCGACATCATGCTACTCGCTGCCAGGGCTCTCACCTACTTATGTGATGTTCTACCTTCATCTTGTTCGGCTGTGGTTCGTTATGGTGCTATTCCTTGTTTCTGTGCGCGACTTCTTACGATAGAGTACATGGACCTAGCAGAACAG TCCCTACAAGCTCTCAAGAAGATATCACAAGAGCATCCAACGGCTTGCTTACGTGCTGGTGCACTTATGGCTGTGCTATCTTATCTTGATTTCTTTTCCACAGGAGTTCAG AGAGTTGCGTTATCCACTGCAGCAAATATGTGTAAGAAACTCCCATCTGATGCAGCTGATTTTGTAATGGAAGCAGTTCCATTGTTGAGTAACCTTCTCAACTATCATGATTCAAAG GTTGTAGAGCATGCTTCTGTCTGCTTGACGCGAATTGCAGAAGCATTTGCATTATCTCCTGATAAAATAGATGAATTGTGTAATCATGGATTGGTTGCACAAGCTGCGGGCCTTATATCTCTTGGTAATTCAGGAGGACAAGCCTCCCTTAGCACGTCCACATACACG GGTATACTCCGTCTTCTCTCTACATGTGCTAGTGGATCTCCTCTAGCTGCGAAAACCCTTCTTCTTTCAGGAATCAGTGCCACACTTAGAGACATTCTTCTGTGTTCTGGGCTTGTATCTGGTTCTTCTGTTTCACCTTCCTTAACAAGACCACCTGAGCAG GTTTATGTGATTGTGAACCTTGTGGATGAGCTTCTTCCTTCCGTGCCTCAAGGAACTATTTCTTTGCCATTGCCTTCTAATGTTCTTGTGAAAGGATCAGCTGCCAAAAACTCTCTTCCTAGTTCTTCTGGTCAGCATGCCGAACCTAAAGGAACAACAAGTGACGTATCGGCTCATGGGAAATTATTGCAGGACCAACCTGAACTTCTGCAGCAGTTTGGAATGGACCTACTTCCGGTTTTAATACAG GTATATTCTTCCAGTATAAATGGTCCTGTCCGTCATAAATGTTTGTCTACAATTGGGAAGTTGATGTTCTTCAGCTCAGCGGATATGATCCAATCCTTGCTTAGTGTAGCAAACATATCCAG CTTTTTAGCTGGTATTTTAGCATGGAAAGATCCACAACTTTTGATCCCCGCTCTTCAGATAGCTGAGATTCTCATGGAGAAGCTCCCTGGAACATTTTCCAAGATGTTTGTGAGAGAAGGGGTTGTTCATGCTGTGGATATACTAATATCCTCTGATCCTTCTCTAGCGCCCATCTGTGAAAAGGATGATGATGCTTTACCTGGAATAACTTGGCGTTCTCGGCGTAGTCGACGGTGTAGTGGTGGCTTGAACACAGAAAATAGCTCAGTTGATGACTCAAAAGGATCTTCATCAGAAATTTCTGTCTCACCTCTGCCTTCAGTTGAGGTTCCAAATGCCAATTCTAGTCTTCGTGCTGCCGTCAGTGCTCATGCCAAGGCTTTTAAAGACAAGTATTTTCCAGCAGGTTCTAGTGCAGTTGAAGCAGGACTCACAGAAGATCTTCTTTGTTTGAAAAATCTTTGCTCAAAGTTAAATTCCcttgttgaagatgcaaggtcaaAATCCAAAGGTAAATCTAAAGCACTTGGGTTGTGCTCCTTTGATGTTTCTTTTAGTAGCGAGGAACTGCTAGATGAAGTAATAGCAGATATACTAGCTGAACTTTGCAAAGGCGATGGTGTATCGACTTTTGAGTTTATTGGCAGTGGAGTTGTTCTGGCATTGCTAGATTATTTTACTTGTGGAACATTTGGAAGAGAAAAAATCTCTGAAGCTAATTTACCAAAGCTTCGACAGCAAGCACTGCAACGGTACAAGTTCTTTATTGCAACGGCACTGCCTATGGAACTTAAGGAAGGAAATAGAACTCCCATGAGTTTGTTGGTTCAGAAGCTTCAGAATTCTTTATCTTCTTTAGAACATTTTCCAGTTGTAATTAGTCATTTGTCTAGATCTAGTAGTGGAAGCGCACGCTTCTCAGGTCTAGGGTCCTTATTTCAGCCGTTTAAGTTGCGTTTATGTCGAGCACAAGGGGAAAAATCTCTTCGTGATTATTCATCGAATGTGGTACTAATTGATCCTCTAGCAAGTCTAGCTGCAGTTGAAGAATTCCTTTGGCCAAGAGTTCAGCGAAGTGACTCTGTACAGAAGTCTTCAACATCAACAGGCAATTCTGATTCTGGAGCTGCTGTTGGATCTGCTGCTCCGACACCACCAACTCCTGGACATCGTCCTTCAACCAGGTCTAGGTCATCAGTTACAATTGGAGTTCCAGCTAAAAAAGATGCTTCAGATGGAAGTGCCAATTCTTCTAAAGGGAAGGGTAAGGCTGTCCTGAAATGTACTCCTGATGAATTAAGAGGACCTCAAACAAGAAATGCTGCCCGTAGAAGAGCTGCATCAGATAAAGAGATGGAAATAAAACCTTCACAGAGTGAATCTAGCTCTGAG GATGAAGATTTGGACATGTCTCCGGTTGAGTTGGATGACACTCTTATGATTGTGGATGATGATGTCTCTGATGAGGAAGATGATCATGAG GTGTTTAGAGATGACTCTCTTCCTGTTTGTGTACCAGATAAGGTACATGATGTCAAATTAGGAGATTCTGCTGATGATGGTGCTGTTTCATGTTCAGCAAGTGATAACCAAGTGCAAACAACATCTGGTTCCAGTGACAGGTCTGTCACAGACAAAGGGGCAGAATATACTGAACTCCAAAGGGAAAGTGCTTTTGGTTCCAGAGGTGCAATGTCATTTGCTGCTGCTGCCATGGCAGGACTTGCTTCCATTGGTGGCAGAGGTATCAGAGTTGGTCGAGATTATCGTGGACTTGCCTCTTTTAGCACTAAAAGTAACCATCAAAATAAATTGATATTCACAGCAGGAGGGAAGCAGCTTAGCAAGCACTTTACTGTATATCAAGCTTTTCAACGCCAACTTATTCTCAATGAAGAGGGTGATGAAAAATTTAATGGCTCTGATCTTCCCAGTGATGGCAATAGCTTATGGGGTGAAATATTTACCATAACATATCAGAAGGCTGATGGGCAGGTTGACAAGGCTTCCCAAGGAAGTTCAATTCTGTCAAAATCTTCGAAACCTGCCTTCGCTTCCGATTCTGTCGGTGACAATAAGTGGCAAGAAATTTCACTTCTTGACAGCATCTTGCAAGGGGAGCTTCCCTGTGATCTCGAACGATCGAATCCTACATATAATATATTGGCATTATTGCGTGTGTTGGACAGTCTAAATCAGCTATCAACCCGTCTAAGGATGCAGGCAGTATCCGATGAGTTTGCTGAGGGAAAAATTTCAAACCTGGATAAACTTTATAGGATTGGTCCAAAGGTTCTGCCAGAAGAGTTTGTGAATGGCAAGTTGACTCCGAAGCTTGCTCGGCAAATTCAGGATGCTCTCGCATTATGTAGTGGTAGTCTTCCTCCATGGTGTTATCAGTTGACAAAAgcatgtccttttctttttcCATTTGAAACCAGGAGGCAATATTTCTACTCGACAGCTTTTGGTATATCTCGTGCATTGCGCCGACTTCAGCAACAACAGAATTCTGACAATCAGAATTCAGCTAGTGAAAGAGAGTTCCGTGTTGGCAGACTGCAAAGACAAAAGGTCCGTGTTTCTAGAAATCGTATCTTGGATTCTGCTGTAAAAGTTATGGAGATGTATTCTAGTCAAAAAGCTGTTCTTGAAGTTGAATATTTTGGTGAAGTCGGCACAGGATTGGGTCCAACCTTAGAGTTCTATACCCTTTTAAGTCATGACTTGCAGAAGGTCAAATTGGGTTTATGGAGGTCCAACTCTGCATCAGAAAGTTCTGCAATGCAAATTGATGGGGATGAAACAGATGGTGGAAGGAGTGATTATGGTTCAGAAACAAAGAAACCAGGCACAGAGTTACCTGATGGAAGAATAGATCTTATTCAAGCCCCCCTTGGCTTATTTCCGCGTCCTTGGCCCCCTAGTGCAGATACCTCTGATGGTAGCCAGTTTTCCAAAGTTATTGAATATTTTCGTCTGGCTGGTCGGACAATGGCAAAAGCTCTACAAGATGGACGACTTCTGGACTTGCCACTTTCGACAGCATTTTACAAACTTGTGATGGGCCAA GAGCTTGAATTACATGATATACTCTTATTCGATGCCGAGTTTGGAAAGATATTGCAAGAGATGCAAGCCCTTGTTGGCCACAAACAATTTCTAGAGAGAAATCCTGGTAACAATCAAATGGCAATTGCAGATTTACGTTTTCGTGGTGCCCCAATTGATGACCTCTGCTTAGATTTCACTCTTCCTGGCTACCCTGATTACATTCTTAAAGGAGGAGGGGAAAATATCATG GTTGATATCAACAATTTGGAAGAGTATGTTACTCTAGTTGTTGATGCAACAATTAAGACAGGAATTAAGCAACAGATGGAGGCATTTAGAGCTGGGTTCAACCAG